The following coding sequences are from one Collimonas arenae window:
- a CDS encoding branched-chain amino acid ABC transporter substrate-binding protein, whose product MFYRLRHVASIALVCATVLCAAALPASAAPAVTNLPPIRLGMIEGMSGPFANAGEAVERNIRFAVEQVNARGGVRLPDGRHPLALTVFDSKQGVEDALLQLRQLTDQKIPFVLEGNSSAVAGALVEAINKHNARTPNNRVLFLNYSAVDPALTNEKCSFWHFRFDANADMRMRALIEVIKGDRQAKSVYLIGQDYSFGQQVAKAARRQLEVARPDIKIVGDELHPIGKIKDFAPYIAKIRASGADTVITGNWGNDLTLLVKAAKEAGLRLKFYTFYANSLGAPAAIGDAGVGTVRAVAEWHPNVADGISNSASDAFYRSFRQRYPLPKDDYLFLRMDVMIDMLAAAIEKAQSTDAVAVARALEGARYKSAFHEASMRADDHQLIQPLYVAVMQKLADGGIRFDNEGSGYGFRTERYLAPAATAMPTTCKMQRP is encoded by the coding sequence ATGTTTTATCGTCTTCGTCATGTAGCCAGTATCGCCCTGGTATGCGCTACGGTGCTTTGCGCCGCAGCGTTGCCCGCATCTGCCGCACCTGCGGTTACCAACTTGCCGCCGATCCGGCTTGGCATGATCGAAGGCATGTCGGGTCCCTTTGCCAACGCTGGCGAGGCGGTGGAGCGCAATATCCGGTTCGCGGTGGAGCAGGTCAACGCGCGCGGCGGCGTACGTTTGCCGGATGGCCGTCATCCTCTGGCCTTGACCGTATTCGATAGCAAGCAGGGCGTTGAGGACGCGCTCTTGCAATTGCGGCAATTGACTGACCAGAAAATCCCGTTCGTGCTCGAGGGCAATAGTTCTGCGGTGGCCGGCGCGCTGGTCGAGGCGATCAACAAACACAACGCCAGGACCCCGAACAACCGTGTGTTGTTCCTGAACTACTCGGCGGTCGATCCGGCATTGACCAATGAAAAGTGCAGTTTCTGGCATTTCCGTTTCGATGCCAATGCCGACATGCGCATGCGTGCATTGATTGAAGTCATCAAGGGCGACCGCCAGGCAAAAAGCGTCTACTTGATCGGCCAGGACTACAGTTTCGGCCAACAGGTCGCCAAGGCCGCGCGTCGTCAGCTGGAGGTGGCGCGGCCGGATATCAAGATCGTCGGCGATGAATTGCATCCGATCGGCAAGATCAAGGATTTTGCGCCGTACATTGCCAAAATCCGCGCCAGCGGTGCCGATACGGTCATCACCGGCAACTGGGGTAACGACTTGACCTTGCTGGTCAAGGCTGCAAAGGAAGCCGGGTTGCGCCTCAAGTTCTATACTTTCTATGCCAATAGCCTGGGGGCGCCGGCAGCGATCGGCGATGCCGGCGTCGGAACGGTGCGCGCGGTTGCCGAGTGGCATCCGAATGTTGCCGACGGCATCAGCAACAGCGCTAGCGATGCGTTTTATCGTAGTTTCCGCCAGCGTTATCCGCTGCCAAAAGACGACTATCTGTTTTTGCGGATGGATGTCATGATCGACATGTTGGCGGCGGCAATCGAGAAAGCGCAAAGCACCGATGCGGTGGCGGTGGCGCGGGCGCTGGAAGGCGCGCGTTACAAGAGTGCTTTCCACGAAGCCAGCATGCGTGCGGACGATCATCAGCTGATTCAGCCGCTGTATGTCGCCGTGATGCAAAAGCTTGCCGATGGCGGTATCCGGTTTGATAATGAGGGCAGTGGCTACGGTTTCAGAACCGAGCGTTATCTGGCACCTGCGGCAACGGCAATGCCCACTACCTGCAAGATGCAGCGGCCCTGA
- a CDS encoding DUF3108 domain-containing protein: protein MSSPSSPPTTSDYTLTGRRWLWVLVLTIVLHVLLISWGSRQFSVSQPVNRPEQIILADLVPLPPVEKPVMLPQPDKPKTSAPKRAAPAAKPRPAPIEQVPDTPIRETVTPIVDVAGAPGNDAVAGAAAPPEAAPAATEPAAAPTETATKAGKQYRTNPPPSAELKYDVEALNKGQNYHGSGKITWHTDGGSYTMNLEAGALFFTVLDVKSEGEINGFGISPITFTQKRFRKQPTITTFHRELNQIVFSDSNNSYPLSGGEQDRSSVVWQLASIGRGDSSQFAPGAVIDMFVAGPKDAETWRMQVIGEEQISVNGDNTDVWHVIRIPLAGSHEQRLDIWLAPQQEWYPVKLRFTETDGDYTDMSLSKLKRLDTAAAN, encoded by the coding sequence ATGTCGTCGCCTTCTTCTCCCCCTACAACTTCAGACTACACCTTGACCGGCCGCCGCTGGCTGTGGGTGCTGGTGCTAACGATCGTGTTGCACGTCTTGCTGATTAGCTGGGGCAGCCGCCAGTTCAGCGTTTCGCAGCCGGTAAATCGGCCGGAGCAAATCATCCTGGCCGACCTGGTGCCATTGCCACCGGTCGAAAAGCCGGTGATGTTGCCACAACCAGACAAGCCCAAGACCAGCGCACCCAAACGCGCCGCGCCGGCAGCCAAGCCGCGTCCGGCACCGATTGAGCAGGTGCCGGATACACCAATCAGGGAGACTGTTACCCCCATCGTCGACGTTGCTGGCGCCCCTGGGAACGACGCCGTTGCCGGTGCCGCCGCTCCCCCTGAAGCTGCGCCGGCCGCAACCGAACCCGCAGCGGCGCCAACCGAAACGGCCACCAAGGCAGGCAAGCAATACCGGACCAACCCGCCGCCATCTGCCGAGTTGAAATATGACGTGGAAGCGCTGAACAAGGGCCAGAATTACCATGGCAGCGGCAAAATCACCTGGCATACCGATGGCGGCAGCTACACCATGAACCTTGAAGCCGGCGCGCTGTTCTTCACTGTCCTTGACGTTAAAAGCGAAGGTGAAATCAATGGCTTCGGCATCTCACCGATTACCTTTACGCAAAAGCGTTTCCGCAAACAACCGACCATCACGACCTTCCATCGCGAGCTCAATCAGATCGTGTTTTCAGATTCCAACAATAGCTATCCGCTCAGCGGCGGCGAGCAGGATCGCTCCAGCGTGGTGTGGCAACTGGCCAGCATCGGCCGTGGCGACAGCAGCCAGTTTGCTCCAGGCGCGGTGATCGACATGTTCGTAGCCGGCCCCAAGGATGCCGAAACCTGGCGCATGCAAGTGATCGGTGAAGAACAGATTAGCGTCAACGGCGACAATACCGACGTGTGGCACGTGATCCGTATCCCGCTGGCAGGCTCCCACGAACAGCGGCTCGATATATGGCTAGCGCCACAGCAGGAATGGTATCCGGTCAAACTGCGCTTTACCGAAACCGATGGCGACTATACGGACATGTCGCTATCCAAATTGAAGCGGCTCGATACTGCCGCGGCGAACTAA
- a CDS encoding DUF3108 domain-containing protein — translation MKSTLLRLSLATALCASTLTAFAADADHPTHKYKIDLPPSADLSYTIQAKQGGMTISGEGSLKWQVGDKHFSVNSETRAMIVGKILEASSEGAIDDYGLAPTQFVNKRFRKEATTTTFHRDSGTIGFSESADSYPLKGGEQDRTSIIWQLISVARAAPKQFKPGSDWTFFVAGMHDAEPWTFKVIKNEKISTPMGELEAVHIFKAPPPDAKDQQVDIWLAPSLEWYPVRLRFTEPNNDYVEQNLRQVSNKAVK, via the coding sequence ATGAAATCAACCTTACTCCGTCTATCCCTCGCCACGGCACTATGCGCCAGCACGCTGACTGCCTTCGCAGCAGACGCCGATCACCCGACGCACAAATACAAGATTGACCTGCCGCCGTCGGCCGACCTCAGCTATACGATCCAGGCCAAGCAAGGCGGCATGACGATCAGCGGCGAAGGCTCGCTCAAATGGCAAGTCGGCGACAAGCATTTCAGCGTCAATTCGGAAACCCGCGCCATGATCGTCGGCAAAATCCTGGAAGCATCCAGCGAAGGAGCGATCGACGATTATGGCCTGGCGCCAACCCAATTCGTCAACAAGCGCTTTCGCAAGGAAGCTACCACCACTACTTTCCATCGCGATAGCGGCACTATCGGATTTTCCGAATCCGCCGACAGCTATCCGCTGAAAGGCGGCGAGCAGGACCGCACCAGCATCATCTGGCAATTGATTTCGGTTGCGCGCGCTGCGCCGAAGCAATTCAAGCCGGGATCGGACTGGACCTTCTTTGTGGCCGGCATGCACGATGCGGAGCCATGGACATTCAAGGTCATCAAGAATGAGAAGATCAGCACGCCGATGGGTGAGCTGGAGGCCGTGCACATTTTCAAGGCGCCGCCGCCGGACGCCAAGGATCAACAGGTGGATATCTGGCTGGCGCCATCGCTGGAATGGTATCCGGTGCGGCTGCGTTTCACCGAACCGAACAACGACTACGTCGAACAGAACCTGCGGCAGGTGAGCAACAAGGCCGTCAAATGA
- the queC gene encoding 7-cyano-7-deazaguanine synthase QueC — protein MTTPNGAIVLFSGGQDSTTCLAWALSRYERVETIGFDYGQRHAIELTVRPVLLQKIREQFPQWAGKLGEDHMIDLSLISKISSTAMTEDVEIVMQENGLPNTFVPGRNLLFMTVAATVAYRRGLNVLVGGMCETDFSGYPDCRDDTMKALQVALNLGMATQLKLETPLMWIDKSETWKLAQDLGGEALVDLIRADTHTCYLGQRGALHDWGYGCGTCPACALRARGYQQFKQTGGA, from the coding sequence ATGACTACACCAAACGGCGCCATCGTCCTGTTCAGCGGCGGCCAGGACTCGACCACCTGCCTGGCCTGGGCTTTGTCGCGCTACGAGCGGGTCGAGACCATCGGCTTCGATTATGGCCAGCGGCACGCGATCGAACTGACCGTGCGCCCGGTCCTGCTGCAAAAAATCCGCGAGCAGTTCCCGCAATGGGCCGGAAAACTCGGTGAAGACCACATGATCGACCTGTCGCTGATTTCGAAGATTTCATCGACGGCGATGACCGAGGACGTCGAAATCGTCATGCAGGAAAACGGTTTGCCGAACACCTTCGTACCCGGCCGCAACCTGCTGTTCATGACGGTCGCCGCCACCGTAGCCTACCGGCGCGGCTTGAATGTGCTGGTCGGCGGCATGTGCGAAACCGATTTCTCCGGCTATCCCGATTGCCGCGACGACACCATGAAGGCGTTGCAGGTCGCGCTGAACCTCGGCATGGCAACGCAGCTCAAACTGGAAACGCCACTGATGTGGATCGACAAGTCGGAAACCTGGAAACTGGCTCAAGACCTCGGCGGCGAAGCACTGGTAGACCTGATCCGCGCCGACACCCATACCTGTTACCTGGGCCAGCGCGGCGCGCTGCATGACTGGGGCTACGGCTGCGGCACCTGCCCGGCCTGCGCGTTGCGGGCGCGCGGCTACCAGCAATTCAAGCAGACTGGCGGCGCCTGA
- the phhA gene encoding phenylalanine 4-monooxygenase, which translates to MDTNVSTDDFFATVAEKSDGAKLRGDYSKIDAQYVVAQDWDAYTPEQHALWRRLYQRQAKLIPGRACDVFIESLELLNIGDGIPKFEESSELLFKATGWRLVAVPGLVPDHTFFEHLANRRFPVTVWLRDPEEFDYIVEPDVFHDFFGHVPLLFNPIFADHLQEYGKGALKAMKLDGLSMLARLYWYTVEFGLIQSPEGLRVYGAGILSSGGEIEYCLSNPAPLRLPFNVERVMRTLYKIDSYQETYFVINDFQQLFNDTAPDFTPIYQKLKALETLPANALLSGESNLAV; encoded by the coding sequence ATGGATACAAACGTCAGTACCGACGATTTTTTTGCCACAGTGGCGGAAAAATCGGACGGCGCCAAGCTGCGCGGCGACTATAGCAAGATCGACGCCCAGTACGTGGTGGCGCAGGACTGGGATGCCTACACGCCGGAGCAGCACGCGTTGTGGCGCCGCTTGTATCAACGCCAGGCCAAGCTGATCCCGGGCCGGGCCTGCGACGTGTTCATTGAAAGCCTGGAGCTGCTTAACATCGGCGACGGCATCCCGAAATTCGAAGAGAGTTCAGAGTTGCTGTTCAAGGCTACCGGCTGGCGTCTGGTAGCTGTGCCGGGACTGGTGCCTGACCATACTTTTTTCGAGCACCTGGCCAATCGCCGTTTTCCGGTCACAGTCTGGCTGCGCGATCCGGAAGAGTTCGACTATATCGTCGAACCGGACGTGTTCCATGACTTTTTCGGCCACGTTCCGCTGCTGTTCAATCCGATTTTTGCCGACCACCTGCAGGAATACGGCAAGGGCGCCCTGAAGGCGATGAAACTGGATGGTTTGTCGATGCTGGCGCGCCTGTACTGGTACACGGTCGAATTCGGCTTGATCCAAAGCCCGGAAGGCTTGCGTGTCTACGGTGCGGGGATTCTGTCGTCGGGTGGCGAAATCGAATACTGCCTGAGCAATCCGGCGCCACTGCGCCTGCCGTTCAATGTCGAGCGTGTGATGCGGACCCTGTACAAGATCGACTCTTACCAGGAAACTTATTTCGTTATCAACGATTTCCAGCAGCTGTTCAACGACACCGCACCGGATTTCACGCCGATCTACCAAAAATTGAAGGCGCTTGAAACCTTGCCGGCCAATGCCCTGTTGTCGGGCGAAAGCAATCTCGCCGTATAA
- the hppD gene encoding 4-hydroxyphenylpyruvate dioxygenase: MEFQPWENPMGTDGFEFVEYAAPDPQALGALFEKMGFTAIARHRHKDVTLYRQGDINFIINAEKDSFAQRFARQHGPSVCAIAFRVKDAAYTYKRALELGAWGFDNRTGPMELNIPAIKGVGDSLIYFVDRWRGKEKDNGVEAGAIGDISIYDVDFVAIPGAQANPKGCGLNYIDHLTHNVHRGRMKEWADFYEQLFNFREVRYFDIEGKLTGLKSKAMTSPCGKIRIPINESSDDKSQIAEYLDLYHGEGIQHIALGTEDIYTSVSEMKARLVEFQDTIETYYDLVDRRLPEHGERLADLKRLRILIDGNSNAKSRELLLQIFTQNVIGPIFFEIIQRKGDQGFGEGNFRALFESIELDQIRRGVLTDDKQVASS; the protein is encoded by the coding sequence ATGGAGTTTCAACCTTGGGAAAACCCGATGGGCACTGACGGTTTCGAGTTTGTCGAGTATGCCGCTCCGGATCCTCAGGCGCTGGGTGCGCTGTTCGAAAAAATGGGTTTTACCGCGATTGCACGGCATCGCCATAAGGATGTAACTCTGTATCGCCAGGGCGATATCAATTTCATCATCAACGCTGAAAAGGACTCGTTTGCGCAGCGCTTTGCGCGCCAGCACGGCCCTTCAGTGTGCGCAATTGCATTCCGCGTCAAGGATGCGGCCTACACCTACAAGCGCGCGCTGGAACTGGGCGCCTGGGGCTTCGATAACCGCACCGGCCCGATGGAGCTGAATATCCCGGCCATCAAGGGTGTTGGCGATTCGCTGATCTATTTCGTTGACCGTTGGCGCGGCAAGGAAAAGGACAATGGCGTCGAAGCTGGCGCCATCGGCGATATCAGCATCTACGACGTCGATTTCGTGGCGATCCCGGGCGCACAAGCCAATCCCAAGGGTTGCGGCCTGAACTACATCGACCACCTGACGCATAACGTGCATCGCGGCCGCATGAAAGAGTGGGCGGATTTCTATGAGCAGTTGTTCAATTTCCGCGAAGTGCGCTATTTCGACATCGAAGGCAAATTAACCGGCCTGAAATCCAAGGCAATGACCTCGCCTTGTGGGAAAATCCGTATCCCGATTAATGAATCATCCGACGATAAATCGCAAATCGCAGAATATCTCGATCTGTACCATGGCGAAGGGATCCAGCATATTGCGCTGGGCACCGAGGATATCTACACCAGCGTAAGCGAAATGAAGGCGCGTCTGGTCGAGTTCCAGGACACCATCGAGACCTACTATGATCTGGTCGACCGTCGCCTGCCGGAGCATGGCGAGCGTTTGGCAGACTTGAAGCGCCTGCGCATCCTGATCGACGGCAACAGCAACGCCAAGAGCCGCGAACTCTTGCTGCAGATCTTTACCCAAAATGTCATTGGGCCGATCTTTTTCGAGATCATCCAGCGCAAGGGCGATCAAGGTTTCGGTGAAGGCAATTTCCGTGCGTTGTTCGAATCGATCGAGCTGGATCAGATCCGCCGCGGCGTACTGACCGACGACAAGCAGGTTGCCTCCAGCTAA
- a CDS encoding Lrp/AsnC family transcriptional regulator encodes MPSIAMDATDRKILAILQEDGRLSNQEVAERVNLSPSPCLRRIKQLEQAGVIRQYVALLAPEKIGLGLLAYVNVRLEKHSDPQFSGSTRTAAHTAHSPRADFSAAIEHWPEVVACYAMTGEMDYLLRVHVEDMAHFSRFMMETLLRHPAVLDVKSSFALQRIKDTTALPLL; translated from the coding sequence ATGCCAAGTATTGCAATGGATGCAACAGATCGCAAAATTTTGGCGATCCTGCAGGAGGACGGCCGCCTGAGCAATCAGGAGGTGGCGGAACGGGTCAACCTGTCGCCGTCGCCCTGCCTGCGACGTATCAAGCAACTGGAACAGGCCGGCGTGATACGCCAATACGTGGCGCTGCTGGCGCCGGAAAAGATCGGCCTCGGCCTGCTGGCCTACGTCAACGTCCGGCTGGAAAAACATAGCGACCCGCAATTCAGCGGCAGCACGCGGACGGCGGCACACACCGCGCACTCGCCGCGCGCCGATTTTTCAGCAGCGATCGAACACTGGCCGGAAGTCGTTGCCTGTTATGCGATGACTGGCGAGATGGATTATTTGCTGCGGGTGCATGTGGAAGACATGGCGCACTTCTCGCGCTTCATGATGGAAACCTTGCTGCGCCACCCGGCGGTTCTGGACGTCAAATCCAGCTTTGCCCTGCAGCGCATCAAGGATACGACGGCGTTGCCGCTGCTGTAA